A genomic region of Chlorobaculum parvum NCIB 8327 contains the following coding sequences:
- a CDS encoding SDR family oxidoreductase, producing MKKVLVAGATGYLGRYAVQEFKNRGYWVRVLVRNPEKFKKPGPFFAPQIDSLVDDVVFGDATQPETIAGLCDGIDVVFSSLGMIKPDFEHDNFDVDYQGNMNILSEALKAGVKKFVYVSVFDAHRMMNIPNVQAHEKFVRELQAAKIESTIIRPNGFFSEIGQFVARARRGFMLWIGDGYNRQNPIHGADLAKVCADAVDSKEAEIEVGGPEVFTYREMVDLAIEIAGTQPAQVPLPFWLADGIVGVVGLFNRDVHDVALFATTLSKMDFVSPKYGTHRLRDFFNECKSLPL from the coding sequence ATGAAGAAAGTGCTTGTGGCCGGGGCGACCGGTTACCTCGGCCGTTATGCGGTGCAGGAGTTCAAGAATCGCGGGTACTGGGTGCGCGTGCTGGTGCGCAATCCCGAGAAGTTCAAAAAGCCGGGGCCGTTTTTCGCGCCGCAGATCGATTCGCTTGTTGACGATGTGGTGTTTGGTGACGCCACCCAACCCGAAACCATTGCCGGGCTGTGCGACGGCATCGACGTGGTTTTTTCGTCGCTCGGCATGATAAAGCCTGACTTCGAGCACGACAACTTCGACGTTGATTATCAGGGCAACATGAACATTCTTTCCGAGGCGCTGAAGGCCGGGGTGAAGAAGTTCGTGTACGTTTCGGTGTTCGACGCGCACCGCATGATGAACATTCCGAACGTGCAGGCGCACGAAAAGTTCGTCCGCGAGTTGCAGGCCGCGAAGATCGAGAGCACGATCATTCGCCCGAACGGCTTCTTTTCGGAGATCGGCCAGTTCGTCGCCCGCGCCCGCCGTGGCTTCATGCTCTGGATTGGCGATGGCTATAACCGCCAGAATCCGATCCACGGCGCCGATCTCGCCAAGGTTTGTGCCGATGCTGTGGACAGCAAGGAGGCGGAGATCGAGGTCGGCGGCCCGGAGGTGTTCACCTATCGCGAGATGGTCGATCTGGCTATCGAAATCGCCGGCACGCAGCCCGCACAGGTTCCGTTGCCGTTCTGGCTGGCTGACGGAATCGTTGGCGTGGTTGGGCTTTTCAATCGCGACGTGCATGATGTTGCGCTGTTCGCCACCACGCTCAGCAAGATGGATTTCGTTTCGCCGAAGTACGGCACCCATCGCCTGCGCGATTTCTTCAACGAGTGCAAATCGCTGCCTTTGTAA
- a CDS encoding peroxiredoxin: protein MSNFDDEMYFEMSMPLLGDDFPELNVQTTHGPMSIPGDLKGSWFVLFSHPADYTPVCTTEFVAFQQRAEKFEEIGCKLIGMSVDQVFSHIKWVEWIKDNLNVEITFPIVAANDRIANKLGMLHPGKGTNTVRAVFVGDPEGKVRLVLYYPQEIGRNMDEILRAVTALQISDKNKVAMPADWPNNALLNDRVIIPPATNIKDAEKRKEQHDCYDWWFCHKQLNK from the coding sequence ATGTCAAATTTTGACGACGAAATGTACTTTGAAATGTCCATGCCGCTGCTTGGCGACGACTTTCCGGAACTGAACGTCCAGACCACGCATGGCCCGATGAGCATCCCCGGCGACCTGAAGGGATCATGGTTCGTGCTCTTCAGCCATCCGGCAGACTATACCCCTGTCTGCACCACCGAGTTCGTAGCGTTCCAGCAGCGCGCTGAAAAATTCGAAGAGATCGGCTGCAAGCTCATCGGCATGAGCGTCGATCAGGTCTTCTCGCACATCAAGTGGGTCGAGTGGATCAAGGATAACCTGAACGTCGAGATCACCTTCCCGATCGTGGCGGCCAACGACCGCATCGCCAACAAGCTCGGCATGTTGCACCCCGGCAAGGGCACCAACACCGTCCGCGCCGTGTTCGTCGGCGACCCCGAAGGCAAGGTGCGCCTCGTGCTCTACTATCCTCAGGAGATCGGCCGCAACATGGATGAAATCCTGCGCGCGGTAACAGCGTTGCAGATTTCCGACAAAAACAAGGTCGCCATGCCTGCCGACTGGCCGAACAATGCCCTGCTCAACGACCGGGTTATCATCCCGCCGGCTACCAACATCAAGGATGCCGAAAAGCGCAAAGAGCAGCACGACTGCTACGACTGGTGGTTCTGCCACAAACAGCTCAACAAGTAA